The Carassius gibelio isolate Cgi1373 ecotype wild population from Czech Republic chromosome B22, carGib1.2-hapl.c, whole genome shotgun sequence genome window below encodes:
- the LOC127986832 gene encoding CD48 antigen isoform X1: protein MIRTLDLFFLLCLVGVFDVESHGVSVMVGDSVTLDSNASEIELRSEIEWRFNGILIAKVIMGNLTYHDYTRFKDRLTLDRNGSLTIKDSRITDTGGYELSITSNRESVKRFSLTVYAPLSIPVVTSDISQCSSGSECSLLCSVVNVSHVTLSWYKGNSLLSSISVSDLSISLSLPLEVEYQEKNSYSCVINNPISNKTKHVCITDLCRLCSVPSSDEVHYGGGTEPVIRLVVTAVVGLAAVAAFIVLVYDIRSRRDEQERHR from the exons ATGATTCGGAcacttgatttgttctttttgttgtgCCTAGTTG gtgtgtttgatgtGGAGTCGCATGGAGTGTCAGTGATGGtaggagattctgtcactctggACTCTAACGCTTCAGAAATAGAGCTGAGGAGTGAGATCGAGTGGAGGTTTAATGGCATTCTCATCGCTAAAGTTATTATGGGCAACCTCACCTATCATGATTATACGAGGTTCAAAGACAGACTGACGCTGGACAGAAACGGATCACTCACAATCAAAGACAGCAGAATAACAGATACTGGAGGATATGAATTGAGTATTACTAGTAATAGGGAGTCTGTCAAGAGATTCAGTTTAACTGTTTATG CTCCACTATCCATTCCTGTCGTTACCAGTGACATTTCACAGTGTTCATCAGGCTCAgaatgttcactgctgtgttcagtggtgaatgtgagtcatgtgactctctcctggtacaaaggaaacagtttattgtccagcataagtgtgtctgatctcagcatcagtctctctctacctctggaggtggaatatcaggagaaaaacagctacagttgtgtgatcaacaatcccatcagcaacAAGACCAAACACGTCTGCATTACCGATCTCTGTCGTTTGTGTTCAG TTCCCTCTTCAGATGAAGTCCATTATGGCGGAGGGACTGAacctgtgatccgattggtcgtCACTGCTGTGGTGGGTCTGGCTGCTGTGGCTGCGTTCATTGTgctggtttatgacatcagatccagaaGAGATGAACAGGAGAGACACAGATGA
- the LOC127986832 gene encoding CD48 antigen isoform X2 encodes MIRTLDLFFLLCLVGVFDVESHGVSVMVGDSVTLDSNASEIELRSEIEWRFNGILIAKVIMGNLTYHDYTRFKDRLTLDRNGSLTIKDSRITDTGGYELSITSNRESVKRFSLTVYAPLSIPVVTSDISQCSSGSECSLLCSVVNVSHVTLSWYKGNSLLSSISVSDLSISLSLPLEVEYQEKNSYSCVINNPISNKTKHVCITDLCRLCSDEVHYGGGTEPVIRLVVTAVVGLAAVAAFIVLVYDIRSRRDEQERHR; translated from the exons ATGATTCGGAcacttgatttgttctttttgttgtgCCTAGTTG gtgtgtttgatgtGGAGTCGCATGGAGTGTCAGTGATGGtaggagattctgtcactctggACTCTAACGCTTCAGAAATAGAGCTGAGGAGTGAGATCGAGTGGAGGTTTAATGGCATTCTCATCGCTAAAGTTATTATGGGCAACCTCACCTATCATGATTATACGAGGTTCAAAGACAGACTGACGCTGGACAGAAACGGATCACTCACAATCAAAGACAGCAGAATAACAGATACTGGAGGATATGAATTGAGTATTACTAGTAATAGGGAGTCTGTCAAGAGATTCAGTTTAACTGTTTATG CTCCACTATCCATTCCTGTCGTTACCAGTGACATTTCACAGTGTTCATCAGGCTCAgaatgttcactgctgtgttcagtggtgaatgtgagtcatgtgactctctcctggtacaaaggaaacagtttattgtccagcataagtgtgtctgatctcagcatcagtctctctctacctctggaggtggaatatcaggagaaaaacagctacagttgtgtgatcaacaatcccatcagcaacAAGACCAAACACGTCTGCATTACCGATCTCTGTCGTTTGTGTTCAG ATGAAGTCCATTATGGCGGAGGGACTGAacctgtgatccgattggtcgtCACTGCTGTGGTGGGTCTGGCTGCTGTGGCTGCGTTCATTGTgctggtttatgacatcagatccagaaGAGATGAACAGGAGAGACACAGATGA